One Desertifilum tharense IPPAS B-1220 genomic window, ACTTAGAGACCCGTCTGTGGTCTACGTGGGGCGGATCGGTAAATACTGTGGGTGGGTTAGGATTAACTTCAGACTCTCGCGGACGCCGAGTCACCATCGGGAAAGACCAACCCCCACCTCCCAGTTCCTAACTCCCTTCTTCCCCAACCCCCAACTCCCAATTCCCAACTCCCTTCTTCCCGGCACGCTCAAGAGTTACTAGCCTAGAATAGGGGAAAGACAAATTGTTAAGAAACGTAAGGATTTTCATGGCAGATCAGCTCATTCGCGCTACAGCCGCCGAGGGAGGGATTCGAGCTGTAGGAGTCATTACCACAAGACTTACTGAAGAAGCTCGACATCGACACCAACTTTCCTATGTCGCGACTGCGGCTTTAGGTCGAACAATGGCAGCCGGTTTATTACTGGCTTCTAGTATGAAGCGACCCGAATCTAGAATTAATATTCGCGTCAAAGGCAACGGTCCTTTACAAGGCATTTTAGTCGATGCGGGTTTAGATGGAACCGTGCGGGGATATGTTTACGAGCCTCAAGTTGAGTTACCGCCAAACGAATTAGGAAAACTGGATGTTGGCGGAGCGGTTGGACGAGAAGGCTTTCTCTATGTCGTTCGCGATATCGGCTATGGCTACCCATACTCTAGTACCGTTGAACTGATTTCTGGGGAAATTGGCGATGATATTACCCACTACCTCGTTACCTCAGAGCAAACCCCCTCCGCGTTGGTACTGGGTGTATTTGTAGGAGCCGATGGCGTTCAAGCAGCCGGTGGTATCTTATTACAAGTGTTGCCAAAGGCTGCTTCTGATGAGGAGCTAGTGCAAAAACTAGAATCGCGCGTGGGTGCATTATCGGGATTTACGCCGCTACTCCGTCAAGCTAAAACCTTACCGGATATTTTTGAGCAACTCTTGGGGGATATGGGGTTAAATCTTCTCCCAGAGACTCAAATGGTTCGCTTTGATTGCAAATGCTCGTTTCATCGCCTGCTAGGGGCGTTAAAAATGCTGGGTGAAGCAGAACTTCAAGACATGATTGATAAAGATGATGGTGCAGAGGCGACTTGTCAATTTTGTGGAGAAGTTTACCGCGCCAGCAGCCACGAGCTAGCGGAGTTAATCGAAGCTTTACGAGAAGAGTCCGGATCGTAAATAAAACGCGAACTATAGCGCTTTAGCAGGGGGGAAGAGTTGGCATTTCACGAAAGAGAACGGTAGGATTGCAACTACCGTGGAGTGTTACAGGTAATGGCAAGCCTCCAGCCGTTGCTGTCGTCCTTTAGTGTGGGGGTTGTGAGGAATGGGGATGATGAAAGATCCAAAACTGCCAAAGCGATCGCTGAAAAATCATAGTCCAGTCGATCCGGCTCGGACGGTGCGTAAGCCACCTGCTCCAAAACCTAGAGATAAACATCCCCGCACCGAAGTTCCATCCCCTTCTCGACAAGCTTCTGTCCCCCCTGCTTCCGGTGTCGCTGCTTGGTCTAATCTGCCTTCGGCATTAGATGCAACCCTTCCTGACTCTACGCCCATCTCTGGGGAGGAACTCTCGCCAAAAGAGAAGTTTTTAAACTGGCTGAAGCCGACGCGCTGGCAATTTTGGGTGATTTTAACGGTGCTGCTTCCGGGTGGCGTCGGGGGGTTAGCGCTGGCAATGCTTTTGCGGCTGCCGGCGTTGCCAAATTGTCCTTCAATTTTCTGGCCGACGGCTTCGGCTTCGTTGCGTCTGTATTGCGCGGAGTTGGCTGCGAATAAACAGACGGTGAAGGATTTGCTGGAAGCGATTGAGTTGGTCAATGCTTTGCCTGAAGATCATCCCCTGCGCCCTCAGATTAATCAGTTAATTGAGCAATGGGCGTCGGATATTTTGGATTTGGGGGATAAGGTCTTTCATCAAGGTAAGTTACAAGAAGCGATTTCGATTGCCCGTCAGGTTCCGGCTCAGACTTCGGCGGCGTCGTTGGTGACGGAACGAATCGATCGCTGGCAGGCGGTTTGGAAAAAGGCTGAGGGACTGTATCGCGAGGCTGAAGATTTTCTCCGCAAGGAAGAGTGGAATCAGGCGTTCCGCACGGCAACGTTTCTATTGTCGGTTGGGAATAATTACTGGGAAACAACGAAGTATCAAGAGCTGACGGAAGCAATTAAGACGGCGCGAGAAGATGGCGAGAAGCTTTATCAGGCCCGGCGTTTGGTGGAACAGGGAGGGGTTGATAATTTAGTAGAGGCGATCGCGCTCGTCGAGAAGATTGGGCCGAACAGTTATGTTTATAAGAAAGCCCAAGATGAGATTAGAAAGATCGGTCGGCAAATGCTAGCGCTAGCAGAGGAGGAGTTAGAACAACGGCGCAACTCTTCAGCCGCGATTAATATTGCTCGGAGAATTCCCGCCAGCGCTAAGTTAGCTGAAGAAGCTCAAGATTTGATTATTCTGGCTGAGGCCTATGCGGATGCGTGGCAAGGCAAGGTGGCGAGTTTGGAAGCGGCGATTATTCGAGCGCAGAAAGTGACGGTGAAGCGTCCGCTTTATGGTAAGGCCCAGCGGTTAATTGCTCGCTGGCAGCGGGAAATTGAAGATATTGCCCATTTGGAAAAGGCGCAAACTTTGGCTCGCGGCGGTTCGATTGATGCTCTCAGTAATGCGGTAGCGGAGGCGTCGTTGATTCCGGTCAGCAATCCTCGCTATGAGGAGGCACAAGATAGTATTAATGAGTGGCAGCGACAAATTGAGACGTTAGAGGATAGTCCTTACCTCAACCGGGCGGAGGCGCTGGCGATCGCGGGCGATTTGGGTTCTTTGCAAGCGGCGATCGCCGAAGCTAGCCGGGTAGGACGGGGACGGGCGCTGTATTCGGAAGCGCAACAGCGGGTTGGGCAATGGCAGCGTCAAGTTGAGACGATGCAAGACCGTCCCTACCTAGATTCGGCTCAACAGTGGGCGCTGATTGGGGATGCGGTTTCTCTGCAAGCGGCAATTGATGAAGCCAGTCGGATTGGGCCGGGACGAGCGTTATACGATGAGGCTCAAAATCGGATTTCTGAATGGAGAAGCCGGTTGCAGCGTATGCAAGATCGTCCGACTTTGGATGGGGCTAGGGATTTAGCGGCTCGCGGCGATTTACAGGGGGCGATCTCACTGGCCGAACGGATTGGTTCGGGACGGGCGTTGTCTAATGATGCGGCTGATGATTTGCAACGATGGCGATCGCAAATTCGGGCTGAAGAAAATCTCCAAGAAGCTCGCCGCCTTGCTGGAGGGGCAACCCCAGAAGCGCTAGCCGCAGCGATTCGCACGGCCGATCGCGTCCCGAATTTTAGTCCCCTCAGAAATGAAGCCGATCTCGCTATTTCTCAATGGAGCCAGCAAATCTTAAGCTTGGCCCAGCAGCAAGCAACTTTTGATGTTGCTGGGGCGATTGAAATTGCCAGACGCATCCCTGAAAATACTGCCAGCTATGGAGCCGCTAGAGCGCAGATTGAAGCTTGGCAGCGGATGCTGATGCCGTCTCCGACGCCGCGTACCTTCCCCTAAACATGTTGATTATTTAGACAATATCTGGCACACTAAGGTTAGATGCTCAACTTCCCCAGCAATTGCCGCATTGCTGGGGTCTTTTTTAGAGAGCCGCCTTTAAAGATCGGGCGCATCGATCTCGATCAGCTTGGTGCGGGCGGTGCGACCTGATTTAATCGTAATCCTGGCTTTGGGGACATCAAACGTTTTTGCCAAAACTTCGATTAACTCTGCGTTCGCCTTGCCATCGGTTGGGGGCGACTTGAGGGCGATCGCCAAACTTCCATCTTCTAGGGTTTGGACGGATTGATGTTTAGCGTTGGGTTTGACTTTGACTTGGAGTTTCATGAAATCAAGACTAAATCCTTTCTCAAGTGGTATTCTGTGTTACTTCAAAAAAGACCGAACTCCGCCATAAACTAAAGGCGTGCTTTTGATAAAACCTGAACAATAATGAAATTTAGCTCCATCAAACCATTCAGTATTGCCCTTTCTGTTAGTGTACTTTTAGCGGGTTGCAATGGCACGAATTCTCAATCGGGACAGGGGGACGCCGACAACTTTCAGGTGGGATTAATCTTAGTCGGCCCCAGAAATGACGCGGGTTGGAGCCAAGCCCATTATGAAGGGATTGAGTATGTGCAACAGCAGATATCTGGGGTGACACTAGAGTATGCGGATAAGGTGAATCCTGGCGATCGCCCTAACGTTAAAGGCTCGCAAGTCGCAGACGATCTGATTGCTAAAGGTGCCGATCTCATTATTTTCAACTCCGACGACCTCAAGGACGATGCGCTAGAAACGGCTCAGAAATATCCCAATATCCCGGTTATTCACGCTTCCGGGGACTCCGCTTGGCAAGAAGGGCAGAATTATCAAGCCTTGCCAAACCTAGCGAACGTGATGCCCAAGATGGAATATGGCCGGATGATTGCAGGCTGTGCGGCGGCGCTATCTAGTGAGACGGGGCGAATCGGCTTTTTGGGGCCGTTAATTAATGATGAAACGCGGCGCTTAGTGTCGGCGGCGTATTTGGGGGCGCGGTACTGCTGGCAAACCTATCGCGATCGCAACCCCGAAGACCTGAATTTCCGGGTGACATGGATCGGCTTCTGGTTTAACATTCCAGGCGTCACCCTAGAACCCACCAAAGTTGCTGACGACTTCTATAACAGCGGCTACGATGTCGTGATGACGGGCATTGACACGCCAGAAGCCGCAGTTCAAGCCAAAAAAGCCGCAGATTCTGGAAAGAATGTTAAGTTTTTGCACTATACCTTGCGATCGGGTTGTAACCTGGCACCGGATGTCTGTGTAGGCGTTCCTACCTATAACTGGGGACCGAGTTATCTCAAACTCATCCAAGATGCTCAGGCTGGAAACTTCCAAAGCCAATTTATTTGGGCCGATCCAGACTGGCAAGATATCAATAACCCGGACACTTCTGCGGTTGGGTTTGTACGCGGCGAGGCCTTTAGCCCAGAGAACAATCGCTATCTCGATCAATTTATACAGGGTTTGGGGGATGGCAGCATCAACCTTTATCAAGGCCCGCTAAACTACCAAGATGGCACGCCTTTTGTAGCGGCAGGTCAAACGGCTACGTTACAACAAATCTGGTATATGCCGCAGTTGCTAGAAGGGATTGAAGGACCAAGCCGTTAGCTCGACTGGGGAGAACCGGGAAACTTAAGCAGCCCAAAGTTTAAGTACACAAAGCAGTTTTTAGTTCTCAAGTCTCGCGGTTTTCCGCTAGAGACTAACGGTCTACATCAAACATTTGGACTGAACCAGAGAGCTTTACTCGGCGTCCCTTTTTTGAGTTCAATATCGTCCGCTTAATTTATCTCTCTTGGACGATGTATCGTTTTGAGGGTTTCTTTATTCTTAAAAACGTATAGAACTCGCGCATTTACTTTCTCCTTAATAAAGCAACATGTTTTCTAATCAAAACAAAGGCAAAATCGCCTTAATTTCTGTCCACGGCGATCCGGCTGTAGAAATTGGTAAAGAAGAAGCGGGCGGGCAAAACGTCTACGTTCGTTGTTGCGGTGAAGCTTTAGCTAAACAGGGTTGGCAGGTTGACTTATTTACTCGTAAGGCAAGTCCCGACCAAGAGAATATTGTTGTTCACAGCCCTAATTGTCGGACAATTCGTTTAAATGCAGGCCCAGAAGCCTTTATTGGACGCGATGAGTTGTTTGGGTATTTACCGGAATTTGTAGAATCTTTTAAACAGTTTCAAGAGCGGGAAGGAACGCTTTATCCCATCATTCATACGAATTATTGGTTATCGTCTTGGGTGGGAATGCAACTGCGGAAAAGTCAACTGTTGAAGCTAGTGCATACCTATCATTCCTTGGGGGCGATTAAGTATAAGTCTGTTTCGACGATTCCTCTAGTGGCTAAAACGCGTTTAGAGGTGGAGAAAGCTTGTTTAGAAACGGCAGATTGCATCGTCGCAACTAGCCCCCAAGAAGAAGAACACATGAGAACTTATGTCTCAGAAAAGGGGAATATTAAGGTGATCCCCTGCGGGACTAATATTGAGCGTTTTGGTTCGGTTAGGCGAGAGGTTGCAAGAGATAAGCTTCAGCTTTCTCCTGACGATCGCGTAGTTTTATATGTAGGACGCTTCGATCCCCGCAAGGGTATTGAAACGGCGGTTCGGGCTGTTAGCCATCTTTCTTCAGAACGCAAAGCTCAGTTAAAGTTGATGATTGCAGGGGGATGGACGCCTGGAGAGAAGGATGGCGAAGAACGCGATCGCATCGGTCAATTAACCCAAGCATTGGGAATTGAAAATAACGTTCAGTTTGTGGGGCGACTCGATCATACCGTTCTACCCACTTACTATGCGGCGGCAGATGTGTGCGTTGTTCCCAGTCACTATGAACCGTTCGGTTTAGTGGCGAT contains:
- the hslO gene encoding Hsp33 family molecular chaperone HslO yields the protein MADQLIRATAAEGGIRAVGVITTRLTEEARHRHQLSYVATAALGRTMAAGLLLASSMKRPESRINIRVKGNGPLQGILVDAGLDGTVRGYVYEPQVELPPNELGKLDVGGAVGREGFLYVVRDIGYGYPYSSTVELISGEIGDDITHYLVTSEQTPSALVLGVFVGADGVQAAGGILLQVLPKAASDEELVQKLESRVGALSGFTPLLRQAKTLPDIFEQLLGDMGLNLLPETQMVRFDCKCSFHRLLGALKMLGEAELQDMIDKDDGAEATCQFCGEVYRASSHELAELIEALREESGS
- a CDS encoding chromosome segregation ATPase is translated as MMKDPKLPKRSLKNHSPVDPARTVRKPPAPKPRDKHPRTEVPSPSRQASVPPASGVAAWSNLPSALDATLPDSTPISGEELSPKEKFLNWLKPTRWQFWVILTVLLPGGVGGLALAMLLRLPALPNCPSIFWPTASASLRLYCAELAANKQTVKDLLEAIELVNALPEDHPLRPQINQLIEQWASDILDLGDKVFHQGKLQEAISIARQVPAQTSAASLVTERIDRWQAVWKKAEGLYREAEDFLRKEEWNQAFRTATFLLSVGNNYWETTKYQELTEAIKTAREDGEKLYQARRLVEQGGVDNLVEAIALVEKIGPNSYVYKKAQDEIRKIGRQMLALAEEELEQRRNSSAAINIARRIPASAKLAEEAQDLIILAEAYADAWQGKVASLEAAIIRAQKVTVKRPLYGKAQRLIARWQREIEDIAHLEKAQTLARGGSIDALSNAVAEASLIPVSNPRYEEAQDSINEWQRQIETLEDSPYLNRAEALAIAGDLGSLQAAIAEASRVGRGRALYSEAQQRVGQWQRQVETMQDRPYLDSAQQWALIGDAVSLQAAIDEASRIGPGRALYDEAQNRISEWRSRLQRMQDRPTLDGARDLAARGDLQGAISLAERIGSGRALSNDAADDLQRWRSQIRAEENLQEARRLAGGATPEALAAAIRTADRVPNFSPLRNEADLAISQWSQQILSLAQQQATFDVAGAIEIARRIPENTASYGAARAQIEAWQRMLMPSPTPRTFP
- a CDS encoding DUF167 domain-containing protein; translated protein: MKLQVKVKPNAKHQSVQTLEDGSLAIALKSPPTDGKANAELIEVLAKTFDVPKARITIKSGRTARTKLIEIDAPDL
- a CDS encoding BMP family protein, whose protein sequence is MKFSSIKPFSIALSVSVLLAGCNGTNSQSGQGDADNFQVGLILVGPRNDAGWSQAHYEGIEYVQQQISGVTLEYADKVNPGDRPNVKGSQVADDLIAKGADLIIFNSDDLKDDALETAQKYPNIPVIHASGDSAWQEGQNYQALPNLANVMPKMEYGRMIAGCAAALSSETGRIGFLGPLINDETRRLVSAAYLGARYCWQTYRDRNPEDLNFRVTWIGFWFNIPGVTLEPTKVADDFYNSGYDVVMTGIDTPEAAVQAKKAADSGKNVKFLHYTLRSGCNLAPDVCVGVPTYNWGPSYLKLIQDAQAGNFQSQFIWADPDWQDINNPDTSAVGFVRGEAFSPENNRYLDQFIQGLGDGSINLYQGPLNYQDGTPFVAAGQTATLQQIWYMPQLLEGIEGPSR
- a CDS encoding glycosyltransferase family 1 protein, which produces MFSNQNKGKIALISVHGDPAVEIGKEEAGGQNVYVRCCGEALAKQGWQVDLFTRKASPDQENIVVHSPNCRTIRLNAGPEAFIGRDELFGYLPEFVESFKQFQEREGTLYPIIHTNYWLSSWVGMQLRKSQLLKLVHTYHSLGAIKYKSVSTIPLVAKTRLEVEKACLETADCIVATSPQEEEHMRTYVSEKGNIKVIPCGTNIERFGSVRREVARDKLQLSPDDRVVLYVGRFDPRKGIETAVRAVSHLSSERKAQLKLMIAGGWTPGEKDGEERDRIGQLTQALGIENNVQFVGRLDHTVLPTYYAAADVCVVPSHYEPFGLVAIEAMACGTPVIASNVGGLKFTVIPEETGLLAPPKDDRAFAEAIDRILADPQWRSQLGEQARSRVEAKFSWDGVASQLGELYGDSIQQLTTEFFKHHFAG